In Salvelinus fontinalis isolate EN_2023a chromosome 25, ASM2944872v1, whole genome shotgun sequence, one genomic interval encodes:
- the palmdb gene encoding uncharacterized protein palmdb isoform X2 produces the protein METSEQTEMTSVIAYEKELSLTDSTENKKGLGGTEEEQVCLEADSLESIGKKALLEILADLPASMIDELDGLGNGLCTGNPFRKEALSSHEELNRNESITSSVSDTPSSVDSVYENEAHRKRQDTQELEQPEDTVSNPEDGEDGEDKDTKEIQYGPLENYISDVPEESLLEQFIREEVLSDVSNESCHGLDPDEVDECLRVEIAEASSDDESEDGANKWRAIFSSSINHEDDDDYLDSLQLSAQDLFVQKVEVQNVDNHDDNEEEVQVKIPKEEELEVLEQPDYLTGIAQEVTYNPAALLQSLSKISEDEEGNGNGSRHNTFCKADPNKKLPKDFCVIQETKSENVSTEHVDFQLARKQWREMEEQTKNLVLSPTTKQCGPLTGSHSFMYTPVRNIDRPKTRDTSLENLAMGGAEYPHTQFSPCSEDSGLGDSSYRSPYEEFPETSIEREIRLAMEREDNFKRDRGFSNATKPTECAQTNAKPVILLPAKLCQEVDEKRKTFESMEDGSCNIPRSKTTPSFIITSSPAKGPLKHDLPANSIIILEPEGSPRHGSRDTSRANEWHSDETSNANFIILETSNLIIRSASEFCLNTACAQQGQECSSTFLNNPFFKLRSRSQLSLVDEEIKMVKQREEELKKERANIYPKGMYNNTGLVAENLMDSLSFEADAPLKCKSSPSSPMKTAYKMDRSALSCDHRFPEVYGAGGRRKSALALRWEAGEFAE, from the exons ATGGAGACCAGTGAACAAACGGAGATGACCAGCGTAATTGCCTATGAAAAGGAACTCTCGCTCACTGACTCAACTGAAAACAAAAAGGGCTTAGGAGGAACAGAAGAAGAACAAGTCTGTTTAGAGGCGGACTCACTAGAATCCATAGGAAAGAAAGCGTTGCTAGAAATTCTAGCAGATTTACCGGCTAGTATGATCGATGAGCTTGACGGCTTAGGAAACGGGCTCTGTACAGGTAACCCATTTCGAAAGGAGGCTTTGTCTAGCCATGAAGAACTCAACCGAAATGAATCCATCACTTCGTCTGTCTCTGACACACCGTCCAGTgttgacagtgtgtatgagaaCGAAGCTCATCGTAAGAGACAGGACACCCAAGAACTAGAACAGCCTGAAGATACTGTGTCCAACCCAGAGGATGGTGAAGATGGTGAGGATAAAGACACAAAAGAGATTCAATATGGCCCATTAGAAAACTACATCAGTGATGTCCCAGAGGAGTCTTTACTAGAACAGTTCATCAGAGAGGAGGTTCTGTCGGATGTCTCCAACGAGTCCTGTCATGGTCTGGACCCAGACGAGGTGGATGAATGCCTGCGTGTTGAGATAGCTGAGGCCTCCTCAGACGATGAGAGTGAAGATGGAGCAAATAAATGGAGGGCGATATTTTCCTCCTCGATCAACCATGAGGACGATGATGACTATCTGGATAGCCTCCAACTGAGTGCACAGGATCTCTTCGTCCAAAAGGTTGAAGTGCAAAATGTTGACAACCATGACGATAACGAGGAGGAAGTTCAAGTGAAGATACCAAAGGAAGAGGAACTGGAAGTGTTGGAGCAACCAGATTACCTTACTGGTATTGCACAGGAAGTGACATACAACCCTGCAGCACTGCTCCAAAGCCTGTCCAAAATCTCTGAAGACGAGGAGGGAAATGGCAATGGTTCAAGGCACAATACATTTTGCAAGGCAGATCCCAACAAGAAGCTTCCAAAGGACTTCTGCGTTATCCAGGAGACCAAGAGTGAGAACGTCAGCACAGAGCATGTGGACTTCCAGCTGGCCCGGAAACAGTGGAGGGAGATGGAAGAGCAGACCAAGAACTTGGTGCTGTCACCCACCACAAAGCAGTGTGGGCCCCTCACGGGCAGCCACAGCTTCATGTACACTCCAGTCAGGAACATTGACAGGCCCAAGACGAGAGATACGAGCCTAGAGAATTTGGCTATGGGTGGAGCTGAGTATCCCCACACCCAGTTCAGCCCCTGCTCAGAGGACTCAGGCCTGGGCGATTCCAGCTACAGGTCCCCTTATGAAGAATTCCCAGAGACCTCCATTGAGAGGGAGATCCGCCTGGCCATGGAGAGAGAAGACAACTTTAAGCGAGACAGGGGTTTCTCCAATGCGACGAAACCTACAGAATGTGCCCAGACTAATGCCAAGCCAGTCATCTTGCTCCCAGCGAAGCTATGTCAGGAGGTTGACGAAAAGAGGAAGACGTTTGAGAGTATGGAGGATGGCAGCTGCAACATACCCAGATCCAAAACTACTCCATCATTCATTATTACGTCTTCGCCGGCAAAGGGGCCACTGAAACACGATCTGCCTGCCAACAGCATCATTATACTAGAACCGGAAGGAAGTCCAAGACATGGCTCCAGAGACACCTCCAGAGCTAACGAGTGGCACTCGGATGAGACCTCCAATGCCAACTTCATCATCCTAGAGACATCCAACCTGATCATCAGGAGCGCCTCAGAGTTCTGCCTGAACACGGCCTGTGCGCAGCAGGGCCAGGAATGCTCCTCAACGTTCCTCAACAACCCCTTCTTCAAGCTGCGCTCCAGGAGCCAGCTGTCATTGGTGGACGAGGAGATCAAGATGGTGAAACAGCGCGAAGAGGAGTTGAAGAAAGAAAGAGCGAACATCTATCCAAAAGGGATGTACAACAACACAGGCCTAGTGGCCGAGAATCTCATGGACAGCTTGTCGTTTGAAG CTGATGCGCCACTGAAGTGTAAGTCTTCGCCATCATCACCAATGAAAACTGCATACAAGATGGATCGCTCAGCCCTATCCTGTGATCACAGA TTTCCTGAGGTGTATGGAGCCGGAGGAAGGCGTAAGAGCGCCTTGGCACTGCGCTGGGAGGCTGGGGAGTTTGCCGAGTGA
- the palmdb gene encoding uncharacterized protein palmdb isoform X1 has translation MEEADLLKERLQAITEKRRVQDDIAKKRRQIEEEKLKLQCLKKKALREQWLMDGLSPQSEEDQEATKLQAQGDQEQTLLLQSNIDRMETEIEALETQELQISANEEVILKRLKEVERTAEDIIKRATAVASVTDGKELNEGCSNPQNHNPNEPRSFSKAVTMETSEQTEMTSVIAYEKELSLTDSTENKKGLGGTEEEQVCLEADSLESIGKKALLEILADLPASMIDELDGLGNGLCTGNPFRKEALSSHEELNRNESITSSVSDTPSSVDSVYENEAHRKRQDTQELEQPEDTVSNPEDGEDGEDKDTKEIQYGPLENYISDVPEESLLEQFIREEVLSDVSNESCHGLDPDEVDECLRVEIAEASSDDESEDGANKWRAIFSSSINHEDDDDYLDSLQLSAQDLFVQKVEVQNVDNHDDNEEEVQVKIPKEEELEVLEQPDYLTGIAQEVTYNPAALLQSLSKISEDEEGNGNGSRHNTFCKADPNKKLPKDFCVIQETKSENVSTEHVDFQLARKQWREMEEQTKNLVLSPTTKQCGPLTGSHSFMYTPVRNIDRPKTRDTSLENLAMGGAEYPHTQFSPCSEDSGLGDSSYRSPYEEFPETSIEREIRLAMEREDNFKRDRGFSNATKPTECAQTNAKPVILLPAKLCQEVDEKRKTFESMEDGSCNIPRSKTTPSFIITSSPAKGPLKHDLPANSIIILEPEGSPRHGSRDTSRANEWHSDETSNANFIILETSNLIIRSASEFCLNTACAQQGQECSSTFLNNPFFKLRSRSQLSLVDEEIKMVKQREEELKKERANIYPKGMYNNTGLVAENLMDSLSFEADAPLKCKSSPSSPMKTAYKMDRSALSCDHRFPEVYGAGGRRKSALALRWEAGEFAE, from the exons AATGGAGACGGAAATAGAGGCTCTGGAAACACAGGAGCTGCAGATTTCAGCCAACGAGGAAGTGATTCTGAAGAGACTGAAGGAGGTGGAAAGGACTGCAGAGGACATCATCAAG AGAGCTACCGCTGTGGCAAGTGTGACGGATGGTAAAGAACTGAACGAAGGTTGCAGTAACCCTCAGAATCACAATCCAAACGAACCCAGATCCTTCTCGAAGGCAGTAACCATGGAGACCAGTGAACAAACGGAGATGACCAGCGTAATTGCCTATGAAAAGGAACTCTCGCTCACTGACTCAACTGAAAACAAAAAGGGCTTAGGAGGAACAGAAGAAGAACAAGTCTGTTTAGAGGCGGACTCACTAGAATCCATAGGAAAGAAAGCGTTGCTAGAAATTCTAGCAGATTTACCGGCTAGTATGATCGATGAGCTTGACGGCTTAGGAAACGGGCTCTGTACAGGTAACCCATTTCGAAAGGAGGCTTTGTCTAGCCATGAAGAACTCAACCGAAATGAATCCATCACTTCGTCTGTCTCTGACACACCGTCCAGTgttgacagtgtgtatgagaaCGAAGCTCATCGTAAGAGACAGGACACCCAAGAACTAGAACAGCCTGAAGATACTGTGTCCAACCCAGAGGATGGTGAAGATGGTGAGGATAAAGACACAAAAGAGATTCAATATGGCCCATTAGAAAACTACATCAGTGATGTCCCAGAGGAGTCTTTACTAGAACAGTTCATCAGAGAGGAGGTTCTGTCGGATGTCTCCAACGAGTCCTGTCATGGTCTGGACCCAGACGAGGTGGATGAATGCCTGCGTGTTGAGATAGCTGAGGCCTCCTCAGACGATGAGAGTGAAGATGGAGCAAATAAATGGAGGGCGATATTTTCCTCCTCGATCAACCATGAGGACGATGATGACTATCTGGATAGCCTCCAACTGAGTGCACAGGATCTCTTCGTCCAAAAGGTTGAAGTGCAAAATGTTGACAACCATGACGATAACGAGGAGGAAGTTCAAGTGAAGATACCAAAGGAAGAGGAACTGGAAGTGTTGGAGCAACCAGATTACCTTACTGGTATTGCACAGGAAGTGACATACAACCCTGCAGCACTGCTCCAAAGCCTGTCCAAAATCTCTGAAGACGAGGAGGGAAATGGCAATGGTTCAAGGCACAATACATTTTGCAAGGCAGATCCCAACAAGAAGCTTCCAAAGGACTTCTGCGTTATCCAGGAGACCAAGAGTGAGAACGTCAGCACAGAGCATGTGGACTTCCAGCTGGCCCGGAAACAGTGGAGGGAGATGGAAGAGCAGACCAAGAACTTGGTGCTGTCACCCACCACAAAGCAGTGTGGGCCCCTCACGGGCAGCCACAGCTTCATGTACACTCCAGTCAGGAACATTGACAGGCCCAAGACGAGAGATACGAGCCTAGAGAATTTGGCTATGGGTGGAGCTGAGTATCCCCACACCCAGTTCAGCCCCTGCTCAGAGGACTCAGGCCTGGGCGATTCCAGCTACAGGTCCCCTTATGAAGAATTCCCAGAGACCTCCATTGAGAGGGAGATCCGCCTGGCCATGGAGAGAGAAGACAACTTTAAGCGAGACAGGGGTTTCTCCAATGCGACGAAACCTACAGAATGTGCCCAGACTAATGCCAAGCCAGTCATCTTGCTCCCAGCGAAGCTATGTCAGGAGGTTGACGAAAAGAGGAAGACGTTTGAGAGTATGGAGGATGGCAGCTGCAACATACCCAGATCCAAAACTACTCCATCATTCATTATTACGTCTTCGCCGGCAAAGGGGCCACTGAAACACGATCTGCCTGCCAACAGCATCATTATACTAGAACCGGAAGGAAGTCCAAGACATGGCTCCAGAGACACCTCCAGAGCTAACGAGTGGCACTCGGATGAGACCTCCAATGCCAACTTCATCATCCTAGAGACATCCAACCTGATCATCAGGAGCGCCTCAGAGTTCTGCCTGAACACGGCCTGTGCGCAGCAGGGCCAGGAATGCTCCTCAACGTTCCTCAACAACCCCTTCTTCAAGCTGCGCTCCAGGAGCCAGCTGTCATTGGTGGACGAGGAGATCAAGATGGTGAAACAGCGCGAAGAGGAGTTGAAGAAAGAAAGAGCGAACATCTATCCAAAAGGGATGTACAACAACACAGGCCTAGTGGCCGAGAATCTCATGGACAGCTTGTCGTTTGAAG CTGATGCGCCACTGAAGTGTAAGTCTTCGCCATCATCACCAATGAAAACTGCATACAAGATGGATCGCTCAGCCCTATCCTGTGATCACAGA TTTCCTGAGGTGTATGGAGCCGGAGGAAGGCGTAAGAGCGCCTTGGCACTGCGCTGGGAGGCTGGGGAGTTTGCCGAGTGA